The following coding sequences are from one Rhodobiaceae bacterium window:
- the mtrR gene encoding HTH-type transcriptional regulator MtrR → MTEKLTKRERTREKILEAAGRNFRRYGYAGTGVDGIAEAAGVTSGALYAHFGSKDLAFVAALERGLDEVIDAIPVFQRDHGDQWVVAFADYYLGADHRQDLDCGCAMTTLSPEVVRRDHSLHAVYEEKMTIIVAQIARGLSPPSEEKAVDDREGRGWALLSTLIGGLTVSRAVADSDLAALIAASVRGAAIAAAGEVAPSKDA, encoded by the coding sequence ATGACTGAAAAACTGACAAAACGTGAGAGAACGCGCGAAAAAATCCTTGAGGCCGCAGGACGAAATTTCCGGCGGTACGGCTATGCAGGCACAGGGGTTGATGGGATCGCTGAGGCCGCTGGCGTTACCTCAGGTGCGCTTTATGCCCATTTTGGGTCGAAGGATTTGGCATTCGTGGCGGCGCTCGAACGCGGGTTGGATGAGGTGATAGACGCCATCCCTGTCTTCCAGCGTGACCATGGAGATCAATGGGTTGTTGCTTTTGCAGACTATTACCTAGGTGCTGATCATCGGCAGGATCTGGATTGTGGTTGTGCCATGACGACGCTGTCTCCAGAGGTCGTGCGGCGGGACCACTCGCTTCACGCGGTTTATGAAGAGAAAATGACTATAATCGTCGCCCAGATCGCACGTGGTCTCTCTCCTCCATCAGAAGAGAAGGCAGTGGATGACCGGGAGGGCCGGGGCTGGGCTTTGTTGTCGACCCTTATCGGCGGGCTGACGGTGTCACGGGCCGTCGCTGACTCAGACCTTGCAGCGCTGATAGCCGCATCGGTACGTGGAGCTGCGATCGCTGCGGCAGGTGAGGTTGCTCCCAGTAAGGATGCCTAA
- the tag gene encoding DNA-3-methyladenine glycosylase 1, whose protein sequence is MQSFDVIFKRACKRHGGEKEVASQLSKPKSKAALKKIPDDRWLAGMTRAVFQAGFSWKVIDAKWPGFEEAFEGFDAPRVAFYADEELERLVSDKRIVRNGAKIKATITNARLVAELAAEHGSAGAFFANSKPENYIDLLEVLKKRGSYLSGGSAQYFLRFSGVDSWIMSGSVVAALKQAGVVDKAPTSKKALKATQDAFNVWREESGRSLTEISRVLALSADG, encoded by the coding sequence ATGCAGTCTTTCGATGTGATTTTCAAACGGGCATGCAAACGTCATGGAGGCGAGAAAGAAGTTGCGTCGCAGCTATCCAAGCCCAAGTCAAAAGCTGCGCTTAAGAAGATTCCTGATGATCGCTGGCTTGCTGGCATGACACGGGCTGTCTTTCAGGCGGGTTTCTCCTGGAAGGTGATCGACGCTAAGTGGCCTGGTTTTGAAGAAGCCTTTGAAGGCTTTGATGCACCCCGTGTCGCGTTTTACGCGGACGAGGAATTGGAGCGTCTCGTCTCTGACAAACGCATCGTACGGAATGGGGCGAAGATTAAAGCCACCATTACCAACGCACGGTTGGTGGCAGAGTTGGCGGCGGAGCATGGCAGCGCCGGTGCGTTCTTTGCCAATTCCAAACCCGAAAACTACATCGATCTGCTGGAAGTTCTGAAAAAACGCGGAAGCTATCTCTCTGGCGGTTCTGCTCAGTATTTTCTCAGGTTTTCTGGGGTTGATAGTTGGATCATGTCCGGGTCTGTTGTGGCAGCGTTGAAGCAGGCCGGTGTGGTGGATAAGGCGCCGACATCCAAAAAGGCGCTCAAGGCTACTCAGGATGCCTTCAATGTTTGGCGTGAGGAGAGTGGCCGGTCGCTTACCGAAATCAGCCGGGTTTTGGCGCTGTCGGCAGATGGGTAA
- a CDS encoding glucose / sorbosone dehydrogenase → MGAVLSVMQLQFDRQGRAKCVGVQRTSIVVAVTALLICPALATDEAPAASIGADEAIGTHYHIRVDDLPAPYATQSVGNRPVVIDRPAGAQLRVPEGFEVSLFADGLQHPRGMVVAPDGAIFLTEANVGQVTRLVDQDGDGQADTKTVFARDFRLPSGIAIHDGDLYIADERAVWWLGAVDGRETAEGRRPITRAGALGDAGGHWTRMLKFSPDGKSFFVSVGSESNVNEEPKPRATIQRFDLESGAQTVYASGLRNPIGLAFYPGSDRLFTVVNERDGLGDKLVPDFLTEVTESGFYGWPYAYLGQNADPKFGDIRPDLVAATLEPDVLLAAHSAALDLVFYDGGQFPEAYEGDAFVAFHGSWNASVPTGYKVVRVHFENGSPVGSYETFVAGFWTEGDTPARVWGRPAGLTLTHDGHLLIADDEGGTIWRVSWAGD, encoded by the coding sequence ATGGGAGCGGTTCTGTCTGTGATGCAATTGCAGTTTGATCGACAAGGACGGGCAAAGTGTGTTGGCGTTCAGCGCACGAGTATTGTTGTTGCAGTAACCGCGCTCCTTATTTGCCCTGCTCTGGCGACCGACGAGGCTCCCGCAGCATCGATCGGTGCGGATGAAGCGATCGGCACGCACTACCATATACGCGTAGACGACCTGCCAGCCCCCTATGCGACGCAATCGGTTGGAAACCGCCCCGTTGTCATTGACCGCCCCGCAGGTGCCCAATTGCGCGTCCCCGAAGGGTTTGAAGTTTCTCTTTTCGCTGATGGACTTCAACACCCACGCGGCATGGTGGTGGCGCCGGATGGTGCAATCTTCCTCACAGAAGCGAATGTGGGGCAGGTAACACGTCTCGTTGACCAGGACGGTGATGGTCAGGCGGACACGAAGACAGTTTTTGCCCGTGACTTTCGTCTGCCTTCGGGCATTGCGATCCATGACGGTGATCTCTACATCGCGGATGAGCGGGCTGTCTGGTGGCTTGGCGCCGTGGACGGGCGTGAGACCGCGGAGGGAAGGCGGCCGATCACGCGGGCCGGCGCGCTTGGGGATGCAGGCGGCCATTGGACTCGCATGCTGAAATTCTCTCCTGATGGGAAGAGTTTCTTCGTCTCTGTCGGCAGCGAAAGCAATGTGAACGAGGAACCGAAACCGAGGGCGACCATTCAACGGTTTGATCTGGAGAGCGGCGCTCAAACGGTTTATGCGTCAGGCCTTAGAAATCCGATTGGCCTTGCTTTTTATCCTGGCTCAGATCGTCTCTTTACGGTTGTGAATGAACGTGACGGGTTGGGTGACAAACTGGTTCCGGATTTTTTGACTGAGGTAACCGAGAGTGGTTTCTATGGATGGCCCTATGCCTATCTGGGGCAAAACGCCGATCCGAAATTTGGTGATATTCGACCTGATCTTGTTGCCGCAACGTTAGAGCCTGATGTTCTTCTGGCAGCCCATTCCGCTGCGCTGGACCTTGTTTTCTATGACGGCGGTCAATTTCCAGAAGCCTATGAGGGGGATGCCTTTGTGGCGTTTCACGGTTCTTGGAATGCATCTGTGCCTACAGGATACAAAGTGGTCCGAGTCCATTTTGAGAATGGCAGTCCGGTTGGATCCTATGAAACTTTTGTCGCTGGGTTTTGGACCGAAGGGGACACGCCTGCGCGTGTCTGGGGGCGTCCAGCCGGCCTCACTCTGACACATGACGGCCATTTGCTCATTGCTGATGATGAAGGTGGAACAATCTGGCGTGTCAGCTGGGCCGGGGATTAA
- a CDS encoding methyltransferase domain protein, giving the protein MSNFEITLLGLVAVSLGLAAWALKYGLKERRRRKGRPLFDGDALPEVNPQDVDEIFSETETGTALSAEAVVIGEQGSQASTTIDEVWVLAALAKKSKTIFEFGTCTGRTTYLLARNAPEGARIGTITLTPDTLDTYRAESDDPDNARWTQIAKEESTFTNFHYSGTPVEGKVEQFFGDSKEFDDTPWAGTCDLVFIDGSHAYSYVKSDTEKAIAMTKKGGLVFWHDYSPPCPGVWKYLNELGKTHPIKHIKGTRLAVLRVS; this is encoded by the coding sequence ATGTCCAACTTTGAAATCACCCTTCTGGGGTTGGTGGCGGTGAGCCTCGGTCTGGCTGCCTGGGCATTAAAATACGGTTTGAAGGAAAGACGTCGACGCAAAGGACGCCCACTCTTCGACGGTGATGCTCTTCCCGAGGTGAATCCACAGGATGTGGATGAAATATTTTCAGAGACCGAGACCGGAACAGCTCTGAGCGCTGAAGCGGTTGTCATCGGCGAACAAGGGTCACAGGCCTCCACCACCATAGATGAAGTCTGGGTCCTGGCAGCTCTAGCGAAAAAGTCCAAGACGATATTTGAGTTTGGAACCTGCACCGGGCGCACAACCTACCTTCTCGCACGCAATGCGCCTGAAGGTGCCCGCATAGGGACCATCACGCTGACTCCGGATACGCTGGACACATATCGTGCCGAGAGTGACGATCCAGACAATGCGCGCTGGACCCAGATTGCGAAGGAAGAAAGCACGTTCACGAACTTCCACTACTCAGGAACACCTGTCGAAGGAAAGGTCGAACAATTCTTTGGCGACAGCAAAGAATTTGACGATACGCCTTGGGCTGGAACCTGTGACCTCGTCTTTATTGACGGCAGTCACGCCTATTCCTACGTGAAGAGTGACACGGAGAAAGCCATCGCCATGACAAAAAAAGGAGGTTTGGTTTTCTGGCACGATTATTCGCCACCCTGCCCTGGTGTTTGGAAATATCTGAATGAGCTAGGCAAAACCCACCCGATCAAACACATCAAGGGCACACGCCTCGCCGTCCTGCGGGTTTCCTGA
- the pld1 gene encoding pyridoxal 4-dehydrogenase, giving the protein METRTLGSLWPVSLLTLGGGGLGQIWGETSREEAVATVRSAADAGINLFDAAPMYGRGEAEMVFGEAFDGSPPAGARFTTKCQVGSPPADDVYEKLEKSVVRSLKTMKIDRVDLFFLHSNICPDDYIYAQNADVQHVFATKWSLYENTLIPAFEKLKEKGLIADWGITGTGLPKTIMDALRADKRPAVVQVVTNFLDSAGSMKRYEEPPEPRNIARTAANNGVGVLGIRAVQAGALTAALDREAAPEEHADYDKAAPYRALAAELGEDPAVLAHRYALAMPGVDTVILGVKNRQELNDLVDGVNKGPLDPEIVARIDALRLNFQIPRMPLD; this is encoded by the coding sequence ATGGAAACCCGCACTCTTGGATCTCTCTGGCCTGTTAGCCTGCTTACACTCGGCGGCGGTGGCCTTGGTCAGATCTGGGGGGAAACCTCTCGGGAGGAGGCCGTCGCGACAGTACGTTCTGCGGCCGATGCGGGGATCAATCTATTTGATGCTGCGCCCATGTATGGGCGGGGTGAAGCTGAGATGGTTTTCGGGGAGGCCTTTGATGGCTCTCCACCTGCGGGCGCGCGGTTCACAACGAAGTGCCAGGTCGGATCGCCACCAGCTGACGACGTCTATGAGAAGCTTGAAAAATCGGTCGTGCGGTCATTGAAGACCATGAAGATTGATCGTGTGGATCTCTTTTTCCTGCATTCGAATATCTGCCCCGATGATTACATCTATGCTCAAAATGCAGATGTGCAGCATGTTTTTGCGACCAAATGGTCGCTCTACGAAAACACTCTCATCCCCGCTTTCGAGAAGTTGAAAGAAAAAGGCCTTATCGCAGATTGGGGTATTACCGGCACTGGTCTGCCAAAGACCATTATGGATGCGCTGCGTGCTGACAAGCGTCCTGCGGTGGTGCAAGTGGTCACCAATTTCCTGGATAGCGCCGGCAGCATGAAACGATATGAGGAGCCGCCGGAGCCTCGCAACATTGCGCGTACGGCGGCAAATAATGGTGTTGGTGTTCTGGGTATTCGTGCCGTCCAGGCTGGGGCTTTGACCGCAGCCTTGGACCGGGAAGCGGCGCCGGAAGAACATGCTGATTATGACAAGGCGGCGCCCTACCGGGCTTTGGCGGCTGAGTTGGGTGAAGATCCTGCCGTCCTGGCGCACCGCTATGCATTGGCTATGCCTGGTGTCGACACCGTCATTCTCGGTGTGAAGAACCGGCAGGAGCTCAATGATCTGGTCGACGGCGTTAATAAGGGTCCGCTCGATCCTGAGATTGTTGCGCGAATTGATGCGCTCCGCCTGAACTTCCAAATACCTCGCATGCCCCTGGACTAG
- the yfcG gene encoding disulfide-bond oxidoreductase YfcG: MIDVYFWPTPNGRKITIMLEECEMPYTIVPVDIGGGDQFKPEFLRICPNNRMPAIIDKEPLGGGEPIAIFESGAIMEYLAEKSGKFLPKDPAGKYAVLQWVHWQMANLGPMMGNANHFKNYAKTIVDDESKLEYGQRRFIGEVDRLAGVMDTQLSIHPFLAGTDYSIADMITWPWAMFLNRLAAPEGTDGGWDAYPNVKRWVDEVGSRDAVKRGQAAGGDLGKQELTKEQEEARRKLLFNQTNESVRKAREAALKG, from the coding sequence ATGATTGATGTATATTTCTGGCCGACACCGAACGGCCGCAAGATCACCATCATGCTCGAAGAGTGTGAAATGCCATACACCATCGTGCCAGTAGATATTGGCGGTGGTGATCAGTTCAAACCGGAATTCCTGCGTATCTGTCCAAATAACCGCATGCCCGCGATCATCGACAAAGAGCCGCTGGGCGGTGGAGAGCCCATTGCCATTTTTGAATCCGGCGCCATCATGGAGTACCTAGCCGAGAAATCAGGCAAGTTCCTCCCCAAAGATCCCGCCGGAAAATATGCGGTCCTGCAGTGGGTACACTGGCAGATGGCGAACTTAGGTCCGATGATGGGCAATGCCAATCATTTCAAGAACTACGCAAAAACCATCGTTGATGACGAGAGCAAACTAGAATACGGACAGCGACGGTTCATCGGAGAAGTCGACCGGTTGGCAGGTGTTATGGACACGCAGCTCTCCATCCATCCCTTTCTCGCAGGCACTGACTATTCCATCGCAGACATGATTACCTGGCCCTGGGCCATGTTCCTCAATCGCCTCGCCGCGCCAGAAGGAACCGATGGAGGGTGGGATGCCTATCCAAACGTCAAACGATGGGTGGACGAAGTTGGCTCACGTGACGCTGTCAAACGCGGCCAGGCCGCAGGTGGAGATCTTGGCAAACAGGAACTCACAAAAGAACAGGAAGAGGCGCGGCGCAAACTCCTGTTCAATCAAACCAATGAATCCGTTCGCAAGGCCCGCGAGGCAGCTCTCAAAGGATAG
- a CDS encoding hypothetical protein (predicted integral membrane protein (DUF2189)) — MSEAPAQKSGSSLPEINALTARDVRECLQLGLSDFARAPLIGIVLGAIFAAIGIVIVLSLFASDAPWLAYPFAIGFPLVGPFAAAGIYEVSRMLERDETPTLASVFSAMWAQRRRELGWMAFVMLFVFWIWMYQVRLLIALCLGLVSFASFQEFLTVILTTQEGLIFLGVGHVVGAALALILFSITVFSMPLLMDRSLDIVTAMITSVRCVVASPRVMLIWGVIVTLTVMIACVPFFLGLLVVLPVLGHTTWHLYRRAIEPES, encoded by the coding sequence ATGAGTGAGGCACCAGCACAAAAGTCAGGCTCCAGCCTGCCAGAAATCAATGCCCTGACGGCACGGGATGTTCGGGAGTGTTTGCAGCTTGGGCTTTCAGACTTTGCGCGCGCTCCTCTTATCGGCATTGTGCTTGGCGCGATCTTTGCGGCGATTGGGATTGTTATCGTGTTGAGCCTGTTTGCCTCTGACGCGCCATGGCTTGCCTACCCTTTTGCCATTGGGTTTCCGTTGGTTGGTCCTTTTGCGGCAGCCGGAATCTATGAAGTGAGCCGCATGCTGGAGCGCGATGAAACACCGACCCTTGCTTCAGTGTTTTCGGCTATGTGGGCACAGAGGCGAAGAGAGCTCGGCTGGATGGCGTTTGTGATGCTGTTTGTGTTTTGGATCTGGATGTATCAGGTACGGTTGCTGATTGCCTTGTGTCTTGGGCTTGTGTCCTTTGCCAGTTTTCAGGAGTTCCTGACGGTCATTTTGACGACACAGGAAGGCCTGATTTTCTTAGGTGTCGGTCATGTTGTTGGTGCCGCACTTGCTCTGATCCTGTTTTCTATCACCGTTTTTTCCATGCCGCTTCTGATGGACCGCAGCCTTGATATTGTGACGGCTATGATCACCAGCGTCAGGTGTGTTGTGGCCAGCCCTCGGGTGATGTTGATTTGGGGTGTGATTGTGACACTGACCGTGATGATCGCCTGCGTTCCGTTCTTCCTAGGGCTGCTGGTCGTTTTGCCGGTTCTTGGACACACGACCTGGCATCTCTATCGCCGCGCTATCGAGCCAGAGAGCTGA
- a CDS encoding YGGT family protein, with amino-acid sequence MQSLLILIYQVINLYIYVVVASAIFSWLVAFNVINPQNRFVYTVVDILYRLTEPALRPIRRIMPDLGGVDISPVVLILGLIFLQNLIIELFGSVRAGL; translated from the coding sequence ATGCAATCACTCCTAATCCTGATTTACCAAGTCATCAATCTCTACATTTACGTGGTCGTCGCCAGCGCCATATTTAGCTGGCTGGTCGCTTTCAATGTCATAAACCCGCAAAATCGCTTTGTTTACACAGTGGTCGATATTCTCTACCGGCTGACCGAACCCGCCCTTCGGCCAATCCGACGGATCATGCCGGATCTGGGCGGCGTGGATATCTCGCCGGTGGTGCTTATTCTCGGCCTGATATTCCTTCAGAACTTGATCATCGAGCTGTTTGGGTCGGTCCGCGCCGGACTGTGA
- a CDS encoding L-threonine 3-dehydrogenase has translation MLSKISKAGELELYLTDVDVPTPTKDQVVIRMEAAPINPSDMGPMFGPAAITDGKETSVGGKPAFMAPVPEKRLGMVRSRLDMAVPVGNEGAGTVIAAGDDPAAQALMGKVVSATSGASYAQYVCVPAAACLVHNDGTTAIEAASSFVNPLTALGMVETMKLEGHKALVHTAAASNLGQMLNKICLADGVDLVNIVRKQEQADLLKSLGAKYVCDSSKDSFFNDLTDALEATGATIAFDATGGGKLADTILTCMERAASRDASGLNTYGSSTMKQVYLYGGLDLSPTVLNRGYGMSWSVGGWLLPLFLGRVGMEKAAELQKRVADEIKTTFASSYTGELSLEEALSSGAVQDYVAKRTGEKYIILPNKGL, from the coding sequence ATGCTGTCAAAGATCAGCAAGGCGGGAGAGCTGGAGCTCTACCTCACCGACGTTGATGTGCCGACACCCACGAAAGACCAGGTGGTCATCCGTATGGAAGCTGCTCCAATCAACCCATCAGACATGGGACCTATGTTTGGACCGGCCGCTATCACCGACGGCAAGGAAACCTCCGTTGGAGGCAAGCCAGCCTTTATGGCGCCTGTGCCAGAAAAGCGCCTCGGTATGGTGCGCTCCCGATTGGACATGGCCGTTCCCGTGGGCAATGAAGGAGCAGGAACAGTTATCGCCGCAGGTGACGATCCCGCGGCGCAGGCATTGATGGGGAAAGTGGTCTCCGCAACATCCGGCGCCTCTTATGCACAATATGTCTGCGTGCCAGCCGCAGCTTGTCTGGTCCACAATGACGGCACCACGGCCATAGAAGCCGCTTCCAGCTTCGTCAACCCACTGACCGCTCTCGGCATGGTCGAAACCATGAAGCTTGAAGGGCACAAAGCACTCGTGCACACCGCAGCCGCCTCAAACCTTGGTCAGATGTTGAACAAGATCTGTCTCGCTGACGGCGTCGATCTCGTGAACATCGTTCGCAAACAAGAACAGGCTGACCTTCTAAAATCGCTCGGCGCAAAATATGTCTGCGACTCATCCAAAGACAGTTTCTTCAATGACCTCACCGATGCACTCGAAGCAACCGGCGCAACCATCGCATTTGACGCAACCGGCGGCGGAAAGCTTGCCGACACCATTCTGACCTGCATGGAACGTGCTGCAAGTCGCGACGCAAGTGGTCTCAACACCTATGGATCGTCGACCATGAAGCAGGTCTATCTCTATGGAGGTCTGGATCTCTCCCCAACGGTGCTGAACCGCGGCTATGGCATGTCCTGGAGCGTCGGTGGATGGTTGCTCCCTCTCTTCCTTGGTCGCGTAGGCATGGAGAAAGCTGCCGAGCTGCAAAAACGTGTCGCTGACGAAATCAAGACAACCTTTGCAAGTTCCTATACCGGCGAACTGTCGCTGGAAGAAGCTTTGTCTTCTGGCGCGGTGCAAGACTATGTCGCCAAAAGAACCGGCGAGAAATACATCATCTTGCCCAACAAAGGCCTCTAG
- a CDS encoding flavodoxin, translating into MKTLVVYYSRTGATRSVAEELARTLDADIAEITSPRFRLGPLGYLRAGFDSVRGKLPPIDAPALDFGAYDLVLVGAPIWTSYPALPVRSFFANAQSLGRETALFFTCEGHSPVQAAVDEVRRLWPHVVKDAIAVNVKERDEVVRANALLDFTVRLGIKGTVGTA; encoded by the coding sequence ATGAAAACGCTCGTGGTTTACTACTCTCGAACAGGCGCCACGCGCAGCGTCGCTGAAGAGTTGGCCCGAACTTTAGATGCTGACATTGCAGAGATTACCAGCCCTCGGTTCCGCCTGGGTCCGCTTGGATATTTGCGGGCCGGGTTTGACAGTGTGCGAGGAAAGCTGCCGCCGATTGATGCGCCAGCCCTCGACTTTGGGGCTTACGATCTGGTGCTTGTTGGGGCGCCGATTTGGACCAGCTACCCGGCCTTGCCGGTTCGCAGCTTCTTTGCCAATGCGCAGTCGCTTGGGCGCGAGACAGCTCTCTTCTTTACGTGTGAGGGTCACTCACCGGTTCAGGCCGCCGTTGACGAGGTGCGCCGTCTTTGGCCTCATGTCGTCAAGGATGCAATTGCCGTAAATGTGAAGGAGCGGGATGAGGTCGTGAGAGCCAATGCGCTTCTGGATTTCACGGTGCGCTTAGGCATAAAGGGCACCGTCGGCACTGCATAG
- the estB gene encoding esterase EstB yields the protein MHHLKLLLTVCLLFLAWAVPAQSALPGTQEGGMLTWPRAEMARALSLYIPRRMAEEDVRALSVAVIADGEIVFEQGYGRADTFGSEPVTANTLFEAASLGKSVAAVGALSMVREGALDLDMPLGAKLTEPWLGDGDDHQLITLRHVLTHTSGLTNFIRCCSDESWTAPGENFSYSGVGYMYMGHVMAAHDEKPFESVMRARVLGPLGMASSGYGLAEPLVATVARGFVPFYQVQLAFFLPLLLLSVVSALLTFLVVRFGLNRLKLEPVDFAPAVFVSLVGTLGLIWLLLGGWGLLFVLGSVIVYLLLFFLGVLVLITAFAFLGLLGPADGTLSRGGQQTNPAAVAVAVGLVFALSLLIMGRNTPVPATAGDVINPASSLRASAHDLGLFVEGVLRGDVIGSELRDRVLVENVPIEAGIGWGLGFGTREGKSGLTGWQWGSNPGFQSLMVIDPKRRAGIVVLTNSSTAGPLVQEIAGHVMGETPGWSLP from the coding sequence GTGCATCACCTAAAACTGCTTCTCACGGTCTGCCTGCTTTTCTTGGCATGGGCTGTTCCGGCACAGTCGGCACTTCCTGGCACGCAAGAAGGTGGCATGTTGACCTGGCCGCGCGCCGAAATGGCGCGGGCGCTTTCACTCTATATTCCACGACGCATGGCAGAAGAGGATGTGCGCGCCCTTTCCGTTGCGGTTATCGCAGACGGGGAAATTGTCTTCGAGCAGGGCTATGGTAGGGCGGACACTTTTGGGTCCGAACCCGTCACGGCCAATACACTGTTCGAGGCAGCCTCGCTCGGGAAGTCGGTCGCTGCTGTCGGGGCGCTGTCCATGGTTCGGGAGGGGGCGCTCGACCTGGATATGCCGCTTGGTGCAAAGCTTACCGAGCCCTGGCTTGGCGATGGTGACGACCATCAGTTGATTACCCTGCGCCATGTTCTCACCCATACATCGGGGCTCACCAATTTTATCCGGTGTTGCAGTGATGAAAGTTGGACAGCACCCGGCGAAAACTTCTCCTATTCCGGCGTGGGCTATATGTATATGGGCCATGTCATGGCGGCGCATGATGAGAAGCCTTTCGAAAGCGTCATGCGGGCTCGTGTGTTAGGACCGCTCGGCATGGCATCATCGGGATATGGTTTGGCCGAGCCCTTGGTGGCGACGGTCGCCCGCGGTTTCGTCCCTTTCTATCAGGTACAGCTCGCATTTTTTTTACCGCTTCTTCTTCTCTCGGTCGTCTCCGCTCTACTCACCTTTCTGGTTGTGCGGTTTGGCCTTAACCGTTTGAAGCTGGAGCCCGTGGATTTCGCGCCGGCGGTGTTTGTATCGCTGGTGGGAACGCTTGGGCTCATCTGGCTTCTTCTGGGCGGTTGGGGCCTGCTCTTCGTTCTTGGCAGTGTGATTGTCTACCTGCTTCTATTTTTTCTAGGTGTATTGGTGCTCATCACAGCCTTTGCCTTTCTCGGTCTCCTGGGGCCAGCGGATGGCACGTTGTCACGCGGTGGTCAGCAGACCAATCCGGCCGCCGTTGCTGTTGCCGTTGGGCTTGTGTTCGCGCTCAGCCTCTTGATCATGGGTCGAAACACGCCTGTTCCAGCAACGGCAGGGGACGTGATCAATCCTGCCTCATCGCTTCGGGCAAGTGCCCATGACCTGGGTCTCTTTGTTGAAGGGGTGCTTCGAGGCGACGTGATTGGATCTGAGCTTCGAGACCGTGTGTTGGTGGAGAACGTTCCGATCGAGGCTGGCATCGGCTGGGGGCTGGGCTTTGGCACACGTGAGGGCAAGAGTGGCCTTACTGGTTGGCAATGGGGCTCAAATCCCGGATTTCAATCGCTTATGGTTATTGATCCGAAGCGGCGCGCGGGCATTGTTGTGCTTACGAATTCGTCGACGGCGGGGCCTTTGGTGCAGGAGATTGCTGGTCACGTCATGGGGGAAACGCCAGGCTGGTCGCTGCCGTAA
- the folD gene encoding bifunctional protein FolD protein, which translates to MTEATRIEGKVFSSQLREKVAGHVAWLQKEHGITPGLAVVLVGDDPASEVYVRNKGIATREAGMHSIEFRLPADATEEEVLDRVRALNADEDVHGVLVQFPVPDQISQQTVIDAIDPAKDVDGLHPLNAGRLSSGLPGLVSCTPLGCLIMARASVEGGLSGKHAVVLGRSNLVGKPVAQLLLNENCTVTIAHSRTENLPEIIGQADILVAAVGRPKMVEGSWLKEGAVVIDVGINRVPAPDKGEGKTRLVGDVDYQAALSRASAITPVPGGVGLMTVACLIRNTVVAAFMQNGIAPPVDL; encoded by the coding sequence ATGACTGAGGCGACACGGATAGAAGGCAAGGTTTTCTCCTCTCAGTTGCGGGAGAAGGTGGCTGGTCATGTAGCCTGGCTGCAGAAGGAGCACGGCATCACGCCAGGACTTGCAGTTGTTCTGGTCGGTGATGATCCAGCGTCTGAGGTTTATGTGCGCAACAAGGGCATTGCGACCCGTGAAGCAGGCATGCACTCCATCGAGTTCAGGCTGCCCGCCGATGCCACTGAGGAAGAAGTCCTCGACCGCGTGCGTGCTCTCAATGCAGATGAAGATGTGCACGGCGTGCTCGTTCAGTTTCCTGTGCCCGATCAGATATCCCAACAGACCGTGATTGATGCGATTGACCCTGCAAAGGATGTGGATGGACTCCATCCATTGAACGCGGGGCGTTTGTCGTCCGGTCTTCCTGGTCTTGTTTCCTGTACGCCGCTTGGGTGCCTTATTATGGCGCGCGCAAGCGTTGAGGGAGGGCTTTCGGGCAAACATGCTGTGGTTCTTGGCAGGTCGAACTTGGTCGGCAAGCCGGTGGCACAGCTGCTGCTCAATGAAAACTGCACTGTAACCATCGCTCATTCGCGGACGGAAAACCTGCCTGAGATTATTGGTCAGGCCGATATTCTTGTGGCTGCCGTGGGGCGCCCGAAGATGGTTGAAGGAAGTTGGCTCAAAGAAGGCGCGGTGGTTATTGACGTTGGCATCAACCGTGTCCCCGCTCCGGATAAAGGCGAAGGCAAAACGCGTCTTGTTGGCGATGTGGACTATCAGGCCGCTTTGTCCCGTGCATCTGCGATTACGCCTGTTCCAGGTGGGGTTGGTCTCATGACGGTCGCCTGCCTTATTCGCAATACTGTCGTTGCCGCCTTCATGCAAAACGGCATTGCACCGCCTGTTGATCTCTAA